A region from the Flavobacteriales bacterium genome encodes:
- a CDS encoding DUF1015 domain-containing protein, translating into MISIRPFRAWRPAPDKAHLVASRSYVEYEPDELTAKLRSNPYSFLHIVHPDLGRDQHLTQNERFRRVRKKFESFCNEGILQHDRLPSIYIYQQDQDGRSSRGIICGVSVRDYRNGLIKVHEQTLTAREALFEKYLDATGINAEPVLLAAPEMPLLEATMDRATLLRPELDLSTTDRVRHRLWSVNDEAHVGEIVQCFSSVDALYIADGHHRSASSARLAQSSAADGDDPKAWCLAFIVPRAHLHIWNFDRAVTSLNGMETTEFLDELGKVGRLEPLIISPTSAPERGEVFVCTRIGWYRFTMPSPPVWASAVEALDPALLSTCVLAPVLGIHDLRTDPHIRFIPGTQGVAALETMVSSKEAAVAFHLRPVSFDELKAVADSNGTMPPKSTYIEPKMRSGMTIYPLE; encoded by the coding sequence ATGATCAGCATCCGTCCGTTCCGCGCATGGCGGCCGGCGCCCGATAAGGCGCACCTGGTGGCCAGCCGCAGTTATGTGGAGTATGAACCGGATGAGTTGACGGCCAAGCTGAGGAGCAATCCATACAGCTTCCTGCACATCGTGCACCCTGATCTGGGGCGCGATCAGCACCTGACGCAGAACGAGCGCTTCCGCCGCGTGCGCAAGAAGTTCGAGTCGTTCTGCAACGAGGGCATACTGCAACACGACAGGTTGCCGAGCATATACATCTACCAGCAGGACCAGGACGGCCGCAGCTCGCGCGGGATCATCTGCGGCGTTAGCGTGCGCGATTACCGCAACGGTCTCATCAAGGTGCACGAACAAACGCTTACCGCCCGTGAGGCACTCTTCGAGAAGTACTTGGATGCCACTGGGATCAACGCGGAACCCGTGTTGCTTGCCGCTCCTGAAATGCCGCTGCTCGAAGCCACCATGGACAGGGCAACGCTGCTGCGGCCCGAGTTGGACCTCAGCACCACCGACCGCGTGCGCCATCGCCTTTGGTCGGTGAACGATGAAGCCCATGTGGGCGAGATCGTGCAATGCTTCAGCTCCGTTGATGCGCTCTACATCGCCGATGGCCATCACCGCAGCGCGAGCAGCGCCCGTTTGGCGCAAAGTAGCGCGGCGGATGGCGACGACCCGAAGGCTTGGTGTTTGGCGTTCATTGTTCCGCGCGCCCACCTGCACATCTGGAATTTCGACCGCGCAGTGACGAGCCTCAACGGCATGGAGACGACTGAATTCCTCGATGAGCTTGGTAAAGTCGGGCGCTTGGAGCCCTTGATCATCTCACCAACGTCCGCTCCGGAGCGTGGGGAGGTGTTCGTGTGCACGCGGATCGGATGGTACCGGTTCACGATGCCGTCACCACCGGTGTGGGCCAGCGCGGTTGAAGCTTTGGACCCGGCATTGCTGAGCACGTGTGTTCTTGCTCCCGTCCTGGGCATCCACGACCTGCGCACCGATCCGCACATCCGCTTCATCCCGGGCACACAAGGCGTGGCAGCCTTGGAAACCATGGTGAGCAGCAAGGAAGCCGCCGTTGCCTTCCACCTCCGGCCGGTGAGCTTCGATGAACTGAAGGCCGTGGCCGACAGCAACGGCACCATGCCGCCAAAGAGCACCTACATCGAACCGAAGATGCGCAGCGGCATGACCATCTATCCGCTGGAATGA
- a CDS encoding DUF1801 domain-containing protein, translating into MATPRKSSAPRAAAKTRTAGPVKLLSGGNPQIAKGDGDAPVQAYIRAMPGWKRGVGEQLDALLEQHVPNLQKAVKWNSPFYGVEGNGWFLATHVFTHFVRLTFFHGQALNPVPPGPSKDKNARYLDIRENDVIDAHQLIDWFKQAAALPGWLKH; encoded by the coding sequence ATGGCAACCCCACGGAAGTCGAGCGCTCCAAGAGCGGCCGCCAAGACCAGAACAGCCGGTCCGGTGAAGCTCCTATCGGGCGGCAACCCGCAGATAGCGAAGGGCGATGGCGATGCCCCGGTGCAGGCCTACATTAGGGCAATGCCGGGCTGGAAAAGAGGGGTGGGTGAACAGCTTGACGCACTGCTCGAACAGCACGTGCCCAACTTGCAAAAGGCAGTGAAGTGGAACTCACCGTTCTATGGCGTGGAAGGCAATGGCTGGTTCCTGGCCACCCATGTCTTCACGCATTTCGTTCGGCTCACGTTCTTCCATGGTCAGGCGCTGAACCCCGTACCGCCCGGTCCCAGTAAGGACAAGAACGCCCGCTACCTCGACATCCGCGAGAACGACGTCATCGATGCTCACCAGCTCATCGATTGGTTCAAACAGGCTGCTGCATTGCCCGGCTGGTTGAAACACTGA
- a CDS encoding serine hydrolase: MRALLLLPSFILLSIAHAQENTSAYDAEVQAHFTADAPGGAVLVAQGGKVLYERALGLADVPAKKALTTANQFRIGSVTKQFAAVSILQLAEAGKLNVDDEIQKYVDFPRKEQPITIRHLLTHTSGIPNFTNGPGYTPEAYAKDIDLKSLIALFADLPLEFAPGKQWSYSNSGYLLLSAIIEKASGQPWSDYANEHLFAPAGMSHTTASLVQGSPAEAQGYAQAESGWQPALPISMSWPLGAGNIRSTVGDLWKWNTSVFAGKLVPLARLAQAHQPATLADGSSHPYGFGWGFENVQDSPTIEHNGGIDGFVSASLYLPTEDIYVAVLVNRESGDASRLAPKLAAIALGKPFGGPEVALTEAMAAAYTGVYVNAEGVERYITAEGNKLHAMRQGGSPNALRHLGNDRFLYEGDVITLAFQRTDGRVTAARFLSRDSDEQLTRSDKPLPKPREAIPLKNADLQAYAGEFELMPGFTLTFRVDGDHLFVTATRQQEIEVFGEAPHKFFLKVVDATIEFHPETDGMVNRLTFTQGGAMEGKRIK; this comes from the coding sequence ATGCGCGCCCTCCTGCTGCTTCCATCCTTCATCCTGCTCTCCATCGCGCATGCGCAAGAGAACACGTCCGCCTACGATGCCGAGGTGCAGGCGCACTTCACCGCCGATGCGCCCGGCGGCGCGGTGCTGGTGGCGCAAGGCGGCAAGGTGCTCTACGAGCGGGCACTTGGCTTGGCCGATGTTCCCGCGAAGAAGGCGCTCACCACCGCGAACCAGTTCCGCATTGGCAGCGTGACGAAGCAGTTCGCGGCCGTTTCCATCCTTCAGCTCGCCGAAGCCGGCAAGTTGAACGTGGATGACGAGATCCAGAAGTACGTGGACTTCCCCAGGAAGGAGCAGCCGATCACCATCCGGCATCTGCTCACGCATACCTCGGGCATTCCCAATTTCACCAATGGGCCCGGCTACACCCCGGAAGCATATGCCAAGGACATCGACCTGAAGAGCCTCATCGCGCTCTTCGCCGATCTCCCGCTGGAATTCGCGCCCGGCAAGCAATGGAGCTACAGCAACAGCGGCTACCTGCTGCTCAGCGCCATCATCGAGAAGGCCTCGGGCCAGCCATGGTCCGACTATGCGAACGAGCACCTCTTCGCGCCTGCGGGCATGAGCCACACCACGGCCTCGCTCGTGCAGGGGTCGCCCGCCGAAGCCCAGGGCTACGCCCAAGCGGAAAGCGGCTGGCAACCCGCCTTGCCGATCAGCATGTCCTGGCCACTGGGCGCGGGCAACATCCGCAGCACGGTGGGCGACCTGTGGAAGTGGAACACGAGCGTGTTCGCCGGGAAGCTGGTGCCGCTGGCGCGCCTCGCGCAGGCGCATCAACCTGCGACGCTGGCCGATGGATCGAGCCACCCGTACGGCTTCGGCTGGGGCTTCGAGAACGTGCAGGACAGCCCCACGATCGAACACAACGGCGGCATCGACGGCTTCGTGAGCGCAAGCCTGTACCTGCCCACGGAGGACATCTACGTGGCCGTGTTGGTGAACCGCGAGAGCGGCGATGCGAGCCGCCTGGCGCCGAAGCTCGCGGCGATCGCCCTGGGCAAGCCCTTCGGCGGCCCTGAGGTAGCGCTCACCGAAGCCATGGCAGCAGCGTACACCGGGGTGTATGTGAACGCTGAAGGGGTCGAGCGCTACATCACCGCTGAGGGGAACAAGCTGCACGCCATGCGTCAAGGCGGTTCGCCCAACGCGTTGCGTCACCTGGGTAACGACCGCTTCCTGTATGAAGGCGATGTGATCACCCTCGCCTTCCAACGCACCGATGGCCGGGTGACCGCCGCGCGATTCCTTTCGCGAGACAGCGACGAGCAACTTACCCGTTCCGACAAACCGTTGCCGAAGCCGCGCGAGGCGATCCCGTTGAAGAACGCCGACCTGCAAGCCTATGCGGGTGAATTCGAACTGATGCCCGGATTCACCCTCACCTTCCGTGTCGACGGCGATCACCTGTTCGTTACCGCCACACGCCAACAAGAGATCGAGGTGTTCGGTGAAGCACCGCACAAGTTCTTCTTGAAGGTGGTGGACGCCACGATCGAGTTCCACCCGGAAACCGATGGCATGGTGAACCGCCTCACCTTCACCCAAGGCGGCGCGATGGAAGGGAAACGGATCAAGTAG
- a CDS encoding alkylphosphonate utilization protein, with the protein MSDNPKCPECASTITYPTGTSQMCAECGHEWNPEEIAAAGAVKDANGNVLQDGDDVVVIKDLPVKGMPKPVKAGTKVKNIKLVDGDHDIDCKIDGFGAMGLKSIYVRKA; encoded by the coding sequence ATGAGCGACAACCCGAAATGCCCAGAGTGCGCATCAACGATCACCTATCCCACCGGCACCTCGCAGATGTGCGCCGAGTGCGGCCATGAATGGAACCCGGAGGAGATAGCGGCGGCCGGTGCGGTGAAGGATGCCAACGGCAATGTGCTGCAGGACGGCGACGATGTGGTGGTGATCAAGGACCTTCCGGTGAAGGGCATGCCCAAGCCGGTGAAGGCCGGTACCAAGGTGAAGAACATCAAATTGGTGGATGGCGACCACGATATCGATTGCAAGATCGATGGCTTCGGGGCCATGGGGCTGAAGAGCATCTACGTGCGGAAAGCCTGA
- the ffh gene encoding signal recognition particle protein produces MFENLNDKLERAFKVLKGQGQITEINVAETTKEIRKALLDADVNYKTAKDFTDRVKAKALGQNVLTSISPGQLLTKITHDELAELMGGQSAGMNMSGNPTVVLMSGLQGSGKTTFSGKLANYIRKKGKRPLLVACDVYRPAAIDQLQTLGKQLDVAVYSEVESKDPVRIAQNGIAFAKQHGFTAVIIDTAGRLAIDEQMMDEIARVKKAIQPQETLFVVDAMTGQDAVNTAKAFNERLNIDGVVLTKLDGDARGGAALSIRSVVDKPIKFIGTGEKMEALDEFHPDRMAGRILGMGDVVSLVEKAQEQFDEKAARELNKKIAKDQFGFDDFLEHIGQIKKMGNMKDLMGMIPGVGKAMKNIDIPDDAFTGIEAIIQSMTPEERKNPSVINGSRRARLAKGSGRGVEEVNKLMKQFDEMRKMMKMMGDKSKMQNMMRQMQAMQGMRR; encoded by the coding sequence ATGTTCGAGAACCTCAACGACAAGCTGGAGCGCGCCTTCAAGGTCCTGAAGGGCCAGGGGCAGATCACGGAGATCAACGTGGCGGAGACCACCAAGGAGATCCGCAAGGCGCTGCTGGATGCCGACGTGAACTACAAGACCGCCAAGGATTTCACCGATCGCGTGAAGGCCAAGGCGCTGGGGCAGAACGTGCTCACGAGCATCAGCCCGGGGCAGCTGCTCACGAAGATCACGCACGACGAGCTGGCCGAACTGATGGGCGGCCAGAGCGCTGGCATGAACATGAGCGGCAACCCCACGGTGGTGCTCATGAGCGGCCTGCAGGGCTCTGGTAAGACGACGTTCAGCGGCAAGCTGGCCAACTACATCCGCAAGAAGGGCAAGCGCCCGCTGCTGGTGGCTTGCGACGTGTACCGCCCTGCCGCCATCGACCAGTTGCAGACGCTCGGCAAGCAACTGGACGTTGCCGTGTACAGCGAGGTGGAAAGCAAGGATCCCGTGCGCATTGCGCAGAACGGCATCGCCTTCGCCAAGCAGCACGGCTTCACCGCCGTGATCATCGATACCGCCGGTCGCCTCGCCATCGACGAGCAGATGATGGACGAGATCGCCCGCGTGAAGAAGGCGATCCAGCCGCAGGAGACCCTCTTCGTGGTGGACGCCATGACCGGTCAGGACGCGGTGAACACGGCGAAGGCCTTCAACGAGCGCCTGAACATCGACGGCGTGGTGCTCACGAAGCTCGACGGCGATGCGCGCGGCGGTGCGGCTCTATCGATCCGCAGCGTGGTGGACAAGCCGATCAAGTTCATCGGCACGGGCGAGAAGATGGAGGCGTTGGACGAGTTCCACCCGGACCGTATGGCGGGGCGCATCCTCGGCATGGGCGACGTGGTATCGTTGGTCGAGAAGGCCCAGGAGCAGTTCGATGAGAAGGCCGCGCGCGAGCTGAACAAGAAGATCGCGAAAGACCAGTTCGGCTTCGACGATTTCCTGGAGCATATCGGCCAGATCAAGAAGATGGGGAACATGAAGGACCTCATGGGCATGATCCCCGGCGTGGGCAAGGCCATGAAGAACATCGACATCCCGGACGATGCCTTCACGGGCATCGAAGCCATCATCCAGAGCATGACGCCCGAAGAGCGCAAGAACCCCTCCGTGATCAACGGCAGCCGCCGCGCCCGCCTCGCCAAGGGCAGCGGCCGCGGCGTGGAGGAGGTGAACAAGCTGATGAAGCAGTTCGACGAGATGCGCAAGATGATGAAGATGATGGGGGACAAGAGCAAGATGCAGAACATGATGCGCCAGATGCAGGCGATGCAGGGGATGAGGAGGTGA
- a CDS encoding D-2-hydroxyacid dehydrogenase: MNARIHANDGISANGKQVLTDAGFKVTSDFVAQDALAEYINKEKVEVLLVRSATKVRKDLITACPGLKMVGRGGVGMDNIDREFATNRGIKVFNTPASSSISVAELVMAHLFSLMRGLHESNRHMPTRGQGEFKELKKIYEKGQELRGKTLGIIGFGRIGQWTARYALGAGMKVVYADNHATAEAIEMEVGGQTVRVAVKMVPLPELLAKADAISLHVPAQKDGAPVLGRGELALVKPGTVIVNTARGGSIDEDALLDALKNNKVRAAALDVFVNEPSPRADILGQPKISLTPHIGAATLEAQGRIGEELADIIIEHYARQSVDA, from the coding sequence ATGAACGCAAGGATCCACGCCAACGACGGCATCTCTGCCAACGGCAAACAAGTGCTTACGGACGCAGGCTTCAAGGTAACGAGCGACTTCGTTGCCCAGGATGCCTTGGCCGAATACATCAACAAGGAAAAGGTGGAAGTGCTGCTGGTGCGCAGCGCCACCAAAGTGCGCAAGGACCTCATAACCGCCTGCCCGGGCTTGAAGATGGTGGGCCGCGGCGGTGTGGGCATGGACAACATAGACCGCGAGTTCGCCACCAACCGCGGCATCAAGGTCTTCAACACGCCGGCCAGCAGCAGCATCAGCGTTGCCGAACTGGTGATGGCGCATTTGTTCAGCCTCATGCGCGGCCTGCACGAGAGCAACCGTCACATGCCCACGCGCGGCCAGGGCGAGTTCAAGGAGCTGAAGAAGATCTACGAGAAGGGCCAGGAGCTGCGCGGCAAAACGCTCGGCATCATCGGCTTCGGCCGCATAGGCCAGTGGACCGCGCGCTACGCGCTGGGCGCTGGCATGAAAGTGGTCTACGCCGACAACCATGCCACCGCCGAAGCAATCGAGATGGAGGTAGGAGGACAAACCGTGCGCGTTGCCGTGAAAATGGTGCCGCTACCGGAACTGCTGGCCAAAGCCGATGCCATAAGCCTGCACGTACCTGCCCAGAAAGACGGCGCTCCTGTTCTCGGCCGTGGCGAACTGGCTTTGGTGAAACCCGGCACCGTGATCGTGAACACGGCGCGTGGCGGAAGCATCGATGAGGATGCACTGCTCGATGCGCTGAAGAACAACAAGGTGCGGGCTGCCGCGCTGGACGTGTTCGTCAACGAACCCTCGCCGCGTGCCGACATCCTCGGACAGCCGAAGATCAGCTTGACCCCGCACATTGGAGCGGCCACCTTGGAGGCCCAAGGCCGCATCGGAGAAGAATTGGCCGATATCATCATCGAGCACTACGCCCGCCAGAGCGTGGATGCCTGA
- a CDS encoding cold-shock protein gives MSSGTVKFFNSEKGFGFITPDEGGKDVFVHKTGTKQALYEGDKVTYEVEQSPKGPNAINVTKA, from the coding sequence ATGTCAAGTGGTACAGTGAAGTTCTTCAACTCGGAGAAAGGCTTCGGTTTCATCACCCCGGACGAGGGTGGTAAGGATGTGTTCGTTCACAAGACCGGAACCAAGCAAGCTCTTTACGAAGGTGACAAGGTCACCTACGAAGTTGAGCAGAGCCCCAAAGGCCCCAACGCCATCAACGTGACCAAGGCCTAA
- a CDS encoding DUF3307 domain-containing protein: MPDLDILFRLLIAHILGDFVLQPRSWVKARSEKHHRSRALYLHALVHGALVVVAIGDPAQWIVGLVVALSHLGIDLLKSYRDPKSAKWFVIDQCAHLLVLVAVWAWLTGCTPFDDLRGAWFNERTLAVLLAFLVLTRPTGFLIAVFTGRWSEQLKGKEDNLPNAGMWIGVIERLLILVFVLADALEAVGYLLAAKSVFRFGDLKDDHDRMRTEYVLIGTLLSFAIAIGVSLWARSFVA, encoded by the coding sequence ATGCCCGACCTCGATATCCTCTTCCGACTGCTGATCGCCCACATCCTGGGCGATTTCGTCCTTCAGCCGCGATCATGGGTGAAGGCCCGCTCGGAAAAGCACCATCGTTCACGTGCATTGTATCTGCACGCCTTGGTGCACGGTGCGCTCGTCGTGGTCGCTATCGGCGATCCCGCGCAATGGATCGTCGGTTTGGTCGTGGCGCTCTCGCACCTCGGCATCGACTTGCTCAAGTCGTACAGGGACCCGAAAAGCGCCAAGTGGTTCGTGATCGACCAGTGCGCGCATCTGCTCGTGCTTGTGGCCGTGTGGGCATGGCTAACGGGTTGCACGCCGTTCGACGATCTACGTGGTGCGTGGTTCAATGAACGCACGCTCGCGGTGCTGCTTGCCTTCCTTGTGCTCACCAGGCCCACGGGATTCCTCATCGCGGTGTTCACCGGTCGCTGGTCGGAGCAACTGAAAGGGAAGGAGGACAACCTGCCCAACGCGGGGATGTGGATCGGCGTCATCGAGCGGCTATTGATCCTGGTGTTCGTGCTCGCCGACGCGCTGGAAGCTGTGGGTTATTTGCTCGCCGCCAAGAGCGTGTTCCGCTTCGGCGACCTGAAGGACGACCACGACCGCATGCGCACCGAGTACGTGCTCATCGGCACACTGCTCAGCTTCGCGATAGCGATAGGGGTGAGTTTGTGGGCGAGGAGCTTTGTTGCGTGA
- a CDS encoding YggS family pyridoxal phosphate-dependent enzyme, with protein MTSLAARYEALKASLPKGVELIAVSKTRSVDEIKALYDLGHRAFGENYPQELKDKQAQLPADVQWHFIGHLQTNKVKYIAPFVHLVHSGDSERLLDELDKRAAANNRTISVLLQVHVAQEETKFGFTLEELEPLVPGFRDRWTNLRIEGLMAMASLTEDMEQVQRELAGVNALFDRIKASGAFPIGQFATLSMGMSSDLPVALANGSNMVRIGTALFGARP; from the coding sequence ATGACCTCGCTCGCCGCACGGTACGAAGCATTGAAGGCATCCCTGCCCAAAGGCGTGGAGCTCATCGCCGTGAGCAAGACCCGTTCGGTGGATGAGATCAAAGCGCTGTACGATCTGGGCCATCGGGCATTCGGAGAGAACTATCCACAAGAACTGAAAGACAAGCAAGCGCAGTTGCCCGCCGACGTCCAGTGGCACTTCATCGGCCACCTGCAAACGAACAAGGTGAAGTACATCGCGCCGTTCGTGCATCTGGTGCACAGCGGCGACAGCGAACGGCTGTTGGACGAACTCGATAAGCGCGCAGCCGCGAACAACAGAACGATCAGCGTGCTTCTGCAGGTGCACGTGGCACAGGAAGAAACCAAGTTCGGCTTCACCCTTGAGGAACTTGAACCGCTTGTTCCGGGCTTCAGGGACCGTTGGACGAACCTGCGCATCGAAGGCCTGATGGCCATGGCTTCGTTGACCGAAGACATGGAGCAGGTGCAGCGCGAACTTGCGGGCGTGAATGCCCTCTTCGATCGCATCAAGGCAAGTGGTGCGTTCCCGATCGGGCAATTCGCCACCTTGAGCATGGGCATGTCGTCGGATCTACCGGTGGCATTGGCCAATGGCAGCAACATGGTGCGAATAGGCACTGCCCTCTTCGGCGCGCGTCCCTGA
- the serC gene encoding 3-phosphoserine/phosphohydroxythreonine transaminase, with the protein MKVHNYSAGPCILPREVMEQAAQACIEFEGGLSILEMSHRSKPFEAVMAKAQALVKELLGAPDHYQVVFLGGGASMGFHMIPQNYMKVGGKAAYANTGEWAGRAIKESKMAGDTIVVASSEDKNFNYIPKGFSIPADADYFHFTSNNTIFGTQFKQFPKSPVPLLCDMSSDIFSRPVNVGDFALIYGGAQKNMGPAGATVYLFDPAYLGKTGRKLSPMMDLKNHADKESMYNTPPVFSVYVSMLTMEWMKKEGGVAEMERRNNAKADLLYGAIDRLPVFKGTTAVEDRSMMNATFVMTDAALEPAFDAMWKAAGISGIRGHRSVGGYRASMYNALPIESVQALVDVMEEFAKKNG; encoded by the coding sequence GTGAAGGTGCACAACTACAGCGCCGGTCCGTGCATCCTACCACGCGAGGTAATGGAACAGGCGGCGCAGGCCTGCATCGAGTTCGAAGGCGGCCTCAGCATCCTGGAGATGAGCCACCGCAGCAAGCCTTTCGAGGCCGTGATGGCCAAGGCCCAAGCGCTGGTGAAAGAACTGCTCGGCGCACCTGATCACTACCAAGTGGTATTCCTCGGCGGTGGTGCAAGCATGGGCTTCCACATGATACCGCAGAACTACATGAAGGTGGGCGGCAAGGCAGCCTACGCCAACACCGGTGAATGGGCCGGCCGCGCTATCAAGGAAAGCAAGATGGCAGGTGATACGATCGTAGTGGCCAGCAGCGAGGACAAGAACTTCAACTACATCCCCAAGGGCTTCAGCATTCCGGCCGATGCCGACTACTTCCACTTCACCAGCAACAACACCATCTTCGGAACGCAGTTCAAGCAGTTCCCGAAGAGCCCCGTACCGCTCCTGTGCGACATGAGCAGCGACATTTTCAGCCGTCCGGTGAACGTGGGCGACTTCGCGCTGATCTACGGTGGTGCGCAGAAGAACATGGGCCCGGCCGGTGCCACGGTCTATCTCTTCGACCCGGCCTACTTGGGCAAGACCGGCCGCAAGCTGAGCCCCATGATGGACTTGAAGAACCACGCCGACAAGGAGAGCATGTACAACACGCCACCGGTGTTCTCGGTGTACGTAAGCATGCTCACCATGGAGTGGATGAAGAAGGAAGGCGGCGTGGCCGAAATGGAGCGCCGCAACAACGCGAAGGCCGACCTGCTTTATGGTGCCATCGACCGGCTGCCGGTGTTCAAGGGCACCACCGCTGTTGAGGACCGCAGTATGATGAACGCAACGTTCGTGATGACCGATGCCGCACTTGAGCCCGCATTCGACGCGATGTGGAAAGCCGCTGGCATCAGCGGCATACGCGGGCACCGCAGCGTGGGCGGATACCGCGCCAGCATGTACAATGCCCTGCCCATCGAGAGCGTACAAGCCTTGGTGGACGTGATGGAAGAATTCGCAAAGAAGAACGGATGA
- a CDS encoding YdeI/OmpD-associated family protein yields the protein MASTNPEVNWFFEKDGRWKEAFAKLRAIALDSGLTEELKWGHPCYTLKGKNVFLMHGFNDYCALLFHKGALLKDDEGILVQQTANVQSARQIRFTSAAQIKKMERVIARYMQAAIDLEKAGATVPLKKTAEFDMPDEFRKALKEMPALKKAFNALTPGRQRGYLLHFSGAKQSKTREARIEKNVDRILEGKGLDD from the coding sequence ATGGCATCAACAAACCCCGAGGTCAACTGGTTCTTCGAGAAGGATGGCCGATGGAAGGAGGCCTTCGCCAAGCTGCGCGCCATTGCATTGGACAGCGGCCTCACCGAAGAGCTGAAGTGGGGCCACCCCTGCTACACCTTGAAGGGGAAGAACGTCTTCCTCATGCACGGCTTCAACGACTACTGCGCGCTGCTCTTCCACAAGGGCGCGTTGCTGAAGGACGATGAAGGCATACTCGTGCAGCAAACGGCCAACGTGCAGAGCGCCCGCCAGATCCGCTTCACCAGTGCGGCACAGATCAAGAAGATGGAACGCGTGATCGCGCGTTACATGCAGGCGGCCATCGACCTGGAAAAGGCCGGCGCCACGGTGCCGCTGAAGAAGACGGCAGAGTTCGACATGCCTGACGAGTTCAGGAAGGCACTGAAAGAGATGCCCGCACTGAAGAAGGCCTTCAACGCACTGACGCCCGGCCGCCAGCGCGGCTACCTGCTCCACTTCTCCGGTGCGAAGCAGAGCAAGACGCGGGAGGCACGCATCGAAAAGAACGTGGACCGCATCCTGGAAGGCAAGGGCCTCGACGACTGA
- a CDS encoding nuclear transport factor 2 family protein: MHFQLALLSLALLSACPNQPDPSTTPPVSVAVKHELTTTIAVLDSAMFAAFNAHDAAALGTWFTPDLEFYHDKGGLAGYDSTMAGFRRMFSQPTTADIQREMVPGTLEVYPIGEFGLLEICQHRFCHTENGKEDCGTFKNNMVWRKEGASYRVSRVISFDH, encoded by the coding sequence ATGCACTTCCAGTTAGCCCTTCTGTCCTTGGCCCTCCTCTCCGCTTGCCCCAACCAACCCGACCCATCCACCACGCCGCCCGTCAGCGTTGCCGTGAAACACGAGCTAACCACCACCATCGCCGTCCTGGATAGCGCCATGTTCGCCGCCTTCAACGCCCACGATGCCGCCGCGCTGGGCACTTGGTTCACACCCGACCTGGAGTTCTACCACGACAAGGGCGGCCTCGCGGGCTACGACAGCACCATGGCAGGCTTCCGGCGCATGTTCTCGCAGCCCACAACCGCGGACATACAGCGCGAGATGGTGCCCGGGACCCTAGAGGTTTATCCCATCGGCGAGTTCGGGTTGTTGGAGATCTGCCAGCACCGCTTCTGCCACACGGAGAACGGCAAGGAGGATTGCGGCACCTTCAAGAACAACATGGTGTGGAGGAAGGAAGGCGCGAGCTACAGGGTGAGCCGGGTGATCAGCTTTGATCACTGA